A genomic region of Mesobacillus jeotgali contains the following coding sequences:
- a CDS encoding methyl-accepting chemotaxis protein, which translates to MGSKRSYKMGLRKKLVMLTTVLAIITYSTSAFFIYFLYPYVQNFIEINSVIFTAAVLGMGIFWSGLLAYMAAGLIVKPLQKLEQSAIKAAQGEIGEDTEVSKSDDEIRSLGLAFNNMLSNLREMVSQIDSNFKETNEKVIQISGQSAAASEQASIISTTIKEIAAGADSSALSTQTTAESVDEVIRIAEDVQEKARTSESISVEMVKDLQESKNAIHSLISGIETLANDNRESLGTVKRLEENATKVEQIIQLVGDIAAQTNLLALNASIEAARAGEHGKGFAVVAEEVRKLADQSADAVQGISELIQNIQSEVQNVVGQISRQVETANGEVKKGERTNQVIDAMTSTIHEMADVIHTIASLVETQMETIQHTSTQSQEMAAIAEETSAGAISVASAAEQQAEVIANVEDLAVELKNQAEKLKGTITKFSL; encoded by the coding sequence GTGGGATCTAAACGCAGCTACAAAATGGGATTACGGAAGAAATTGGTCATGCTGACGACTGTGTTGGCTATCATTACTTATTCAACAAGCGCATTTTTCATTTATTTCCTGTATCCTTACGTTCAAAATTTCATCGAGATTAATTCAGTCATTTTTACTGCGGCAGTTCTAGGAATGGGGATTTTCTGGTCAGGCCTGCTTGCGTATATGGCTGCCGGTCTGATTGTCAAGCCATTGCAAAAGCTCGAGCAGTCTGCAATAAAAGCAGCGCAGGGCGAAATTGGTGAGGATACGGAAGTATCAAAATCGGATGACGAGATCCGCTCTTTGGGACTTGCCTTCAATAATATGCTATCAAACCTGCGTGAAATGGTCAGCCAGATTGATAGTAACTTCAAAGAAACAAATGAAAAAGTCATCCAGATATCCGGGCAATCTGCGGCAGCATCCGAGCAGGCGTCCATCATCTCGACAACTATTAAAGAGATTGCCGCTGGGGCGGATTCTTCAGCATTATCTACACAGACAACAGCTGAGTCTGTCGATGAAGTCATACGGATCGCCGAGGATGTCCAGGAAAAAGCAAGGACATCTGAATCGATTTCAGTGGAAATGGTCAAAGACTTGCAGGAATCGAAGAATGCGATTCACTCGCTGATTTCCGGCATCGAAACACTTGCAAATGATAATCGTGAATCACTAGGTACGGTAAAACGATTGGAAGAGAACGCGACAAAGGTAGAGCAAATCATCCAGCTTGTTGGCGATATCGCGGCACAGACGAATTTGCTCGCCTTGAACGCATCGATTGAAGCAGCCAGAGCTGGTGAGCACGGAAAAGGATTTGCCGTCGTTGCCGAAGAAGTGAGGAAGCTTGCTGACCAGAGTGCGGACGCGGTCCAGGGCATTTCTGAACTGATCCAGAACATCCAATCTGAAGTCCAGAACGTTGTCGGACAGATCAGCAGACAGGTTGAAACCGCGAACGGTGAAGTGAAAAAAGGCGAGAGAACGAACCAGGTAATCGACGCAATGACCTCAACGATTCATGAGATGGCAGACGTCATTCATACGATCGCTTCCTTGGTCGAAACACAAATGGAAACGATCCAGCACACATCCACTCAATCGCAGGAAATGGCGGCAATCGCAGAAGAAACCTCCGCCGGAGCAATCAGCGTAGCTTCAGCAGCCGAACAGCAGGCAGAAGTCATCGCAAATGTCGAGGATCTAGCGGTTGAACTGAAGAATCAAGCTGAGAAATTAAAAGGTACGATTACGAAGTTTTCGTTATAG